The nucleotide sequence ATACAAAAAAAtttctgttgttctgaagctatttccttgtggcatttttatgattaattatttatatgggaaataagccacaattaaaacgaaaaaataattttattaacgtttcgacgcccaaatcgggtgccgttgtcaaaatacaaaatattactaaaataaataaaagtgttgttgctaagcaaaaaaattcttctaataatttatttaatcttactcatttatattggcaattcagacatatattatacattttaaagtagaagactttaaaatgatattgccaatatttatgagttgcgttcctgggacgacttactgaaagatagtaatgatttaataataataataataataataattgatttcatgtaatcgaatgaactatctttcagtaagtcgtcccaggaacgcaactcataaatattggcaatatcattttaaagtcttctactttaaaatgtataatatatgtctgaattgccaatataaatgagtaagattaaataaattattagaagaatttttttgcttagcaacaacacttttatttattttagtaatattttgtattttgacaacggcacccgatttgggcgtcgaaacgttaataaaattattttttcgttttaattgtggcttatttcccatataaataattaatccaaaaaatttcTCTTCTACTACTTAGGCCATATAAGTAGAGGACCGAAATACCATCTACTTCAccttataatgcaaggaaaagTGTAGGGAAAAAGATGGATTGGACGAAAGAATCTTTCATGGCTTcataatattagacaatggtgtggtttcacagtaaaataattatttcgaGTAGCAGTCGATAATGGTTTCAGGAAactgtaaacatgatgacggcaaACGTCTGAATAccgacacggcacctaaagaagaagaagaaaaaatagcGAGAATAAGCTATTCCTTCCGGCTAAATCGTGCTATTGTAATGTACGAAGCTACTTTAAAAAACACGCCCAATGGTGCTGAATCTATCTTCTTTTGAAGCAAACAATTTTTGGATGACACACAGATATTCTCTTTTCAttaccatttttcagtgcgtcacaaattatagaaaaaaaggtaagtccgtgataatacacatttatgacatttattctaacatgacattttagttaaatctgacagttgtcacattttattttcaatttggaataaaaacaaatcaattgtgtctattgtatttataaaatggtatttactttgatttgtatagtcttataaattgtacagattatattgataatattattattttatttaataaatatttcttttttgattatggcgccatctatcgacaactagaataactagaagaaatgttataaatgtctgtaatcaccgacgtgcctttttttctgtcacatacaatttaatgcgttagaaagaaatcgaaaaactgttcGCACCGAAAtcgcactgaaaaatggtcatgaaaaggactATAGGTATATGAATTCCTGTTAAAcagattaaaattatattgcATAAAAATTAATTCATACACTCTGTATGAGCATTTCAGACTAAATGTGAACGCTGGCAACGTTCATTCACATTTATGACATTTGATATTTAGACAATCCTATTGTGCGTCATATGTCAAAGTCAAATGCGTTTAAAACAAACACAGAAGAGTAGGTGTTTGTATTGtgttaattattataaattattgtcCAGTTTATAAAAAATGTGAATGTCCTGTTGCCAAAATGACCAGACACGGGCGTTTTCAAGATTACTGTTTGGTCCATGATAATGATGCAGATGAGATTGATCTACTGCCAGATTTCCGCAAACCAAGATGCCGTTACAAGAGATGCATCTGTATAACAATTACGCTGTAAGAACGCCCTTTATGTGTATTTTTATCAACatttaattgcattttttagaATATTGAGCACTGttttttattaaatcttgcccaagtatactttcgctctctgagcatcatcaggggcatttgCTCAGAAAGGAAGACATCCCAGAATGTCCTAaacatttgtttaaaattaaagattCTTTCTTTCTCTTTCGAAGTAATTTTTCGACTTTTCCTGCTTCTACTacctttttatccattttttcttggtctgtctctttttctttttacgaTGTTCTTTGCTTTGTGGAGTTTTCTTGTAGTTCTGTTGGAttgcatcctcatcaaatgcccatACCGGTTCATTTGTATCTTTGctagtttattcattattggttcttggttggccattctcctaatagtctcATTGATTAATCTAATCCATTTTGActttccaactatccttcttaaatgtctcatctccattCCATTTATCCTACTcttatgtttttccagaattgtccGAGTTTCACTTGCATGAGCACATTTggtatcactattgtgttatatattcttatttttatCGCTCTGGTAAGTTCTCTTTTTCCCAGTATTGATGCTAACAAATAGTATAACTTATTTGATTTCTTTGCTTTATTTGTTATTTCCCAGTCTATTTTTCTGTGCATTGATCTACTGCCAGAATTCCGCAAACCAAGATGCTGTTACATGAAATGCATTTGTATAACAATTACGCTGTAAGAAAGCCCTTTATATCCATTTTTATCAACATTTAATTGTGTTTTTTTAGAATATTGAGCACTGTTTTTtgttaaatcttgcccaagtatactatCGCTCgcagagcatcatcaggggcatttcaTCAGAAAGGAAGATATCCcagaatgtcctggacattctgGGATAGTCCTTTCTTTATTTCTTCCCTTTCTTATCCCTTtaaggtgtcggatttgggtgtCTTTAGCTACGTATTCACCCATATCttccattattttctgtcttgtgctattaTTTCCGTGTCTTCAAGCGTTTTCTATTGATCTATCTGGTCCCATTCGATTGACATGTTCATTCCAGttgtttttcttgtttttatccacctgttaatattttaaatttttcattgtTCGTGTATaaatacttctgttgctttgtctatCTCTTAATGTATGCctgctattgatcttaatactttcatttcgatattgttgatttctTGTTTCGCCTTTCTTGTATTGGTCCTTATCTCCACTACATATGTTAGGATCAGTCTTATTGTTGCcttgtatactttcattttgctttccgtggtaaGATATTTTTTCTCCATGTGGTTTCTCAGAGGCAAACACTTACTCTTGCTGCTTGtcttgtggtctctgttcttatattcctgtcactagtgatctctacacCGAGGTTAATTGATATTTCTTGTTTCATGAATTTTTCTCGTTAGATTAGTTTACCTACTGGGTTTCATTCTaatcagatgtccataccagtttaattgtttctttatttatatttaaaagccagagatacgggatgcagccagaaagcagtttcttaaagaaaattcttggatttaaaatattgtttattatgtttatttcaattattttaattgtttaattgtagtaaactttgtatctagggcttttcatCTTCCTCGTTTTATGAGAGATGTTGCTGTTTTGTATCTCAAAGGTGGACTCATTGCATCGCAGTGTTTTGCCTTAAATACATAGGCAGGCTGTTGATATTTGGtgtagagttgtgactgcatagctccaccgagGACGCATGAGATGCAGCAATAGCTATCTgaagatggtggtccaactctgaatcaaataaaaacaaaaagtgTCTTTCCCTTTTACTGtctctttattattttgtttattattggtTCCTGTTTGGTTATACCTCTTATTCCTtcattttttattgtatcccATTTGATCTTTCCGGCTATAGCTTGTAGatgtctcatctcaattgcatttatcctactattatgctttttctgcAAGGTCCAATTTTCACTCGTATATCGTCTGTATCACAATTGTACCTAGTGTGTAGTACAGTTTGATTTGTTTGTTCTGTTTGTTACTTCGAGGTCCATTTTtccattattggtaattatatTATAACTGCATATGCAGTAACTATTTCCAGTAGAGTctttttgcattttatatttattCAACTTTCTTCTTTTTCGCTGATGACCAATATTTTACTTTTCTCCATGTTTATTTCCATAAGGACTATATCATCCACATAAAATAAGCCTTTTAAaacatttgtttaaaattaactATACAAATAACAATACACACTAGACAAAGGATTTACCATTATACATTATGGTTAAATACTGAAACCTCAAAAGTCGAAAGCTACAACTTTTCAGCAAAACTGAAAAAACTTCACTGTTTAGTACATGTTTTTTCATTCTCTTCTGTTGAAAAGGATATTTTGGAATGTTTTTTCaaagtaataattaaataaatactgaGAAAGAAAAAATATGGGTATTTATTTGTTGATGACTCTCTCCTGTCACTAATCTGACAACTGTATATTGTAGGCAACCTATACACTATTTATTGTACCTCCAACTTCGAATCATGTAGCAGCATTTAAATGTTTTAATCTGTTTGTTCTATGTCCAATGTGTATTATTTGTATCGTTAATTTTCAACAAATGTCCACTACATTCTGGGATATCTTCCTTTTTGACGAAATGTTCCTGATGATTCTCTGAGAGTGAAAGTATTCTTCTGGAGGGCGAACTTATATATTCGAGAATTCCACCATCTCTTGTTTTAATTTAACTTCATTTTATTTTCAGATGTGTTGTCTTGGCCCTCATAATGTTTATGCTAGTTTAACCATAGTGTTACCATTATGCTAGTTTAACCATATCTTGTTTTAATTTAACTTCATTTTATTTTTAGATGTGTTGTCTTGGCCCTCATTGCGTTTATGCTGGTGTTCATCGTATTTCCTTTCGTTTTTATGAACTCGATTCCACTGCAAACAAGCCTTATATTTACACGCTGTAAGTAGCTATTTAAAACAATAGTAATTTAATTATGTTAGTGCTATTTGgtgtataataatttaaattcTAGAATTCTAatgtttaaaaacatttttataataaataatgtcTTCTTAAACGTCTTAATCCTAGTGTAAAAACGCTGACCATTCATTTATACTTACCTATagataaaaaatctcaaaaactGAAATTCATCTCACATCAGGCATTTTtgctatttaaaatatttaattttattccgTTAAAAATAAGATAATTTTTCTAccaccgtgttaaaaatgcaatttttagcactccataggagcgttaaaaatgctactttaaagcactagtgctttaaaaattttaaggcactgcagttaaaagtaaattgtcaaattgtgaaacgtcaaaatatttatatttcatttattaacattaatattaatagtacaacttgcgcaatttgaaaaaggtggtttaaaaggttttttaaaatttaatttaaactgtattattgcatttttaacacgtttgtagaaataaactattaaaattttttagaatatacaacaataaaagtagatgtatatagttgttatgatttacgtattgacagtataggcagttttgatgtaatgtcaagaaaaatatagaaatggaatgtcagtcaagttcaagtaaaagtttttgtaggtaatgtcctgtaattgagaatgaataaattataattgttgatatataagacgtttgtagaaaaaatattgtatgatatatgtgttaaaaagtacatttttaaggcactcatgtgaattgcagattGAGCGAAGCgaactttcacatgcgtgtcttaaaattgtacttttaacacttatatcataaataactattaaacatgTTCTAAATATTACAATGGTATTAaaagataaataaattaatcgacataaatgtttaaacttcaataaGGCAGAAGAAGATACGAattaagaaaattaaacaaacattTTAAGAGGACAGAAACATGGAAAAAGAAATCAAAACCTTAGTAAAGGAAAAGAAAACTGCCTGGAAGTAATACATCCAAGCATTCATTGAAAGTGATAAAGTGCAATATCTTacaacaacaaataaataacaGTCAACTAAAAACAGAGAAAATAGAAACATGGAAAAAACATTATTCAGAAATATTTCGGGGTGAACTAGCGGAAGAGTATGTAGAGGAAGACAAAGCAGTGGAAAGCTTACTGGAGATAACAAGAGAGGAAATGGATGAAACCATAAATAGAATCAAAACAGGAAAAGCATGTGGGAAGGATGATGTAGGGTATTGCTTGAAAACTACCTGTCGTCAACAAATACCCCGGGTTCGAAAGTAAATAAAAGTctctttattaaaaaaaaacttctattTATCTAATTCTGTTCTAAGTTAGCTTGAAAGGTTGCACAAAAATGAATTACGAAAACAATATACTTCTAATGGATTGTAAACAacgtaaaataattaaaatggtTTTATTATGTAGGCAGTATGAAAAGTCTGATCCAGTCAGCAGTGTATCCTATCTTAGACTTTTCAATTCACATTATATTACAACACTAACTTAACTGTTAGTTTCCTCCGTTTTCCGTCCAAAGTGTATGGCAAAAGGTTTTAGTCTATTCAGCAAAGCAATATGATATAATTTCCCTGaagtaattattattatcaaaacaaaCAGATAAGTGGAAGATTGTGGCAGTGTTTATATTATGGAAAATATTCGTTACTCAATGCTTTGAACCTCTTAATAAAACGGTTTCTGAATACAGGGTGAGCCCAAACAGACAACAATTAATACAATATTTAAATGGCTCGAACAGATGACATTTCATCAGaaattatataaagtatctaGGAGAAAAGGGAAAGGAATGGCCGACGTAAAGTTGATCCTCTATTATCTTTTTCTTACTAATTATGAAGATTTTTGTCTTCTTTATTTTTGTATTCAATCCATATTCTGACTatgtgattttgttcataaggacttgTAGGTTTTCTAGGTTGTCCATACTATGATGTCATCCTCATATTCGATGTTGTTTACTTGGTACACGTTTCATAGAATGCCTTTTACAGTTTCGTACAAAGCTTTGGTAGATATTCTTTCAGATGAGAGATTCATTATTAGAGGAGACATGCAGTCTTGTCTCACTCCACTCATAAATTTCACGTATTCAGTTTATTTACCAAAGAACAAAGCCTCTcccgtaccaacagcatttataaACCCAAATTGGCTGGAGGAAATTTGACTTTAggattttaggagatgactcgtGGGACTTATCACACTGTAttcttcacatttttgaagttatacttctttacgatcgaaagttgaattttttttaattaattctggGGGCATGCGCAcgcagacagtatgtagttcgttgctaatctttcaagttatgtatgtatcagcgcaaataagtcattaaaaggatatattagtgtttttagtgaatgtattatttattataatttttgtgtctttaaatttgtcttcttcgggagtaagataataaaatatctattataacatttttatacttcacttgatctatttgtcaccgtgatgtataattatatCCGAGACGTCACGTAAACGGGGCTTGATAgcttggttggtagagcattggaccagagatcgggaggtcccgggttcaaatcccggacgatttatattctttttttttttaatttttggtattgttttaataaaaagttttgaaagtggtaagtaagaaagttagtttaatatttaaataaaatacaaataaactgtcaagtatatttatttcgttgaaattaaataatagaagtataacttcttacgtgcgtacaaagtacacacacattctttttttttggatcctgttttttttttgcaagTGCAATAAACTTAGACTTCAGCCATTTTGTTAGTATTTCTtcagagttgtatatgttgttgagtatctttgtgattattgctatttATTTGTTGTTCATTGTCGTTGTCAAAAGCCATAGAGAGGATTAAAGAAAGCTTAATGACTTGAATTTTGTTTAGGTATTGTTTGTATTGGCGGAGTCCATCTTGTAGCCACTATACATGTCTTATTTATTAAATAAGCTTATTTCTTCTAAAATTATAAGACATTTAACAACTTAGACTTGGCTAAATGTGTTATGGAAACTAAGTACATACATGCACATTGTGacatttttgaattttcaaaGTAAGGGAAATTATATAGAGGTGGAAATAGAAAGGTGTTGTTGCAGGTCTTAAATTAGGCAAATTATATTGCAACAGCTTTAACGTCTTGATGATTATaatcttttttttatatagaaaatgtaaaaaaaagtgTCTAAGTACCGTTAATTGCTCtgtataggtacatattcttAAAATACTGTAACACTGATCTACATTCCAGCTTCATAACAAactaattttttgttatttttatttttaagttaactTACCCAGAAATCCCGAATACTTTGAAAATCAGCATTTCCCAGCCTACAGGAACAGATATGTCAGTTTTAATTATACAAAGGATGAAGGCAGTAAGCTTCTTGGAGTCTGGCACATTCTTCCCGTAAATCTAGCATATGAAGATCTATATGACAATGCGACTGACATTAACTATGATGAAATCTTACTCAACAGTAATTACAGTGTTCTGCTTTATTTCCACGGAACTGGGGAAGTGAGATCGTACAGCGAAagaaaatatgagttgctgagttATAACTTCCAAATTATAGCTTTTGATTATAGGGGTGAGTATTGCATGTATTGTTGAGGTTTTTAATAGCTTTCAATTGCTTGATCCATTTCTTCTTcctgtagtgcctatccgtttcgaatgttggcgatcatcatggcaatctgtactttgcacactgctgctttaaaaagatttgtggttgttgtgttgaaccacgtacatAGGTTTTTCAGCCAGCAAATCCTTCACTTTCCTTGTCCTCGTTGtccttctacttttccttgcaagattagttgcagcagtccacatctttcactgttcctcacaTTGCTATCTTtaatttcaatgcgtgtcctgatttctaTACCTTGGTCATTATTCTCATTTACCCAGGTACCCAGATATTTGTAGgtattcactctttctacttgttttccatCAATATGTGGCCTTCCTACTGTAtcttgcttagaaataatcattcAGACAGCTACAACTTACTATTTTCGTCTTTTTAATTTCACAGGATATGGTGACTCTTCAGATGGAGAACTTACTGAAGATACAGTTGTGGAAGATTGTGTTGAACTATACAAATGGGTCAGAAATCGAACAAAATCTGATATTTATGTTTGGGGCCATTCTCTGGGGGCTGCCCTAGCTACTAGGACAGTGGCTGAGATGGAAAATTACTACAATGTGCATACCAAGGCATTAGTTTTGGAGTCAGGATTTACCAGCATGAGGGATGAGCTGTATGTTCATCCATATGGAAAGGTAAGTAAGTAGGTTTATTTATGAGGTTTGTTTCTGTGATTATTGTGATTGATTGACGTTCCATTGGATGCTTAcgaaaacccagacatccaaagtgaaagttatcttccaacaccaaattgttctatatggtccacataatgggGGAGgggagggggagaaatcggtaaattcgtagttttttagtttttcgtaaatatttctaaaactgtgcggtttagcatgaacaaccttctatacaaaaatgttctacattaaatttgaaataaaaaaggtcctatgcataatccttctaaaatgaacggttccaaagttacggaggtagtatagtataattagtccaaaaaaatgcctaacccagacatccaaaataaaagttttcctccaacaccaaattgtgctatatggtccacatattattcagtaaaaagttacattaTGGCTAAAGGTtataaaccaaggccagaatcagaacaaaaaaaaagttacaccattttgagcgtccggtttggggggggggagatgggggagaagtcggtaaattagtagtttttttaagtttttcgtcaatatttctaaaactatgctttagcgtaaacaatgttctatacaaaaatgttctacatataatctaaaacaaaaaaggccctatacataattgttataaaatcaacggttacagagttacagagggtgaaaggtggaggttttcgatatttttatatttattgggcaatttcctactgattttctttaataggattgtgttttataaatcaaatttgctatttcagtggccgatggtatgttagtgataagcccttgaagaaacgtcaacctcaccacccaaaatcatcatcaattgcccaaaaaatataaaaagtatcgaaaacctccacttttcaccctccgtaactctggaaccgttgattttataacaattatgtataggaccttttttgttttaaattttatgtagaacatttttgtatagaacattgtttacgctaagtatagttttagaaatattgacgaaaaacgtaaaaaaaaaactactaatttacgcccaaaccggacgctcaaaatggtgtaactttttactgaaccataggtggaccatatagaacaatttggtgtaggaggaaaacttttattttggatgtctgggttaggcctttttttggacccattataatatactacctccgtaactttggaaccgttcattttagaaggattatgcatagtaccttttttatttcgaattttatgtagaacatttttgtatagagggttgttcatgctaaaccgcacagttttagaaatattgatgaaaaacataaaaaactacgaatttgccgatttctcccccctctcccccaaacccgctcaaaatggtgtgacttttttctgagcattatgtggaccatatatatcaatttggtgttggaggataactttcactttggatgtctgggttatgccatcttttggatcaattctatcatactatatGCAGTATTGATTTGCGTCTAAGGATTTCTTTAACAGTAATTATAGTTTGttacttttaatttttaatattgtgtatTCTACTAACAGATATGTCTATTCTAAAATTTCGGGTAGGTACTGCTTTTATCCTTCTCGCACAGTATGTAAGTGTATTGATCTATCTCGCCGGTCATAAAACATGTGACATGTATTATGTATGACGACAAGCCTTGTAGGCATAGggataaaatgtttaaatttctgattacattttattttagtgtataaaattttatttaattacacttcagtcattttatacactccttcactacctccctccatctccttccgtccaatgctagttctttccacctctcaatgttacttttcttcaggtcttcgAACACagtgtccttccatctttttcttggcctgcctttccttctcttttgtattggtcttcgtgagagtaccatttttagcattcttttacttcccattctctcgataGGCCTTAAATATTACATTCTCTGTGCTTTCATCGTCGTCGTGATTGTTGGCTCTTTAtacagttcttccaattctttattggttcttcttctccattgaccttttattttcacacctccatatattgctctttgcatttttctctcccatctttctaaaaggtctgtttctgactttttttagcacccatgtttcgcatgcgtatgcTACTGTAGGTCTCCTAACAGTCTtacaaattttgatttttgtttttcttgaaacgTATTAGGATTTCATTAATGTTCgtaatgctccatactttttatttcctttagctattcttgcctttatctccccttcttcataaccattttcatctattttggctcccaggtaattAACTTCTTTGGcacttttgaacgagtatgttttttctccatctatttgtactatgatgttattttcgttttctttttggatctctcccattatcatatactttgtcttttcttcatttattttaagtcccaATTTTTTgacttctgttattatgtttttcattaacttttgtagttctttcttgcttgttgctaatagtgtCAGATCATCTGCAAGTGCTATGCATTgatggccgtttttaaatatcgtttattgaatgtttattctgcttttccggattatgtattataatagatacaaaatgaaaaatctacatattatttattatattattatatagaaAAAATCTATTATCCGATATCCAAATTAATAAAACAAAGAACTTTACAAATGCTTATTT is from Diabrotica virgifera virgifera chromosome 9, PGI_DIABVI_V3a and encodes:
- the LOC114328998 gene encoding lysophosphatidylserine lipase ABHD12, which translates into the protein MTRHGRFQDYCLVHDNDADEIDLLPDFRKPRCRYKRCICITITLCVVLALIAFMLVFIVFPFVFMNSIPLQTSLIFTRFNLPRNPEYFENQHFPAYRNRYVSFNYTKDEGSKLLGVWHILPVNLAYEDLYDNATDINYDEILLNSNYSVLLYFHGTGEVRSYSERKYELLSYNFQIIAFDYRGYGDSSDGELTEDTVVEDCVELYKWVRNRTKSDIYVWGHSLGAALATRTVAEMENYYNVHTKALVLESGFTSMRDELYVHPYGKLFAWLPWFDTVVVEPLMHNGFVFNTTKHLKTITCPVMILHAQDDNEIPYYFGRRLADIAESRNITTVYHEFDAMFGYKHYYLYQDPFMKFYIMNLIEQVNSKRIIEGNNTTMVPSVGTTV